A genomic window from Chanodichthys erythropterus isolate Z2021 chromosome 1, ASM2448905v1, whole genome shotgun sequence includes:
- the pdgfrb gene encoding platelet-derived growth factor receptor beta → MKSFTISRFQLTAMTTGLVLLCLGSSGLELNPEVPQVVLPINSSFTITCSGWSNVTWRFKREENVPEFHTESRSPTSSVLSLEQVTWRHTGVYVCMENGTNVTREVAVFVPDPDVWFLENDHNMVTKTSEEGTIPCLVTDPSINITLYDKETEMVVEGSYNPSVGYTAALEDRNYKCKGEFNGEEKESILFHVYSIYAPEGLDPYINASKTVLKQGETLNVNCTVHGALLVYFSWDFPNKDVGNIEPLTDFLSATSMRSCLNITDISLARSGQYVCHVHESVQDIMASASIDITVLERGFVALTSHLDRNISARLGENVELKVEIEAYPKPTVSWSKDGAVIRGHNMRQEQEIRFVSTLTLVRIRLEQMGLYTVSVQNEDDIKEMTFDLEVKVPPQITELSDHHLLGKKHAVTCVAEGVPSPSIQWFSCDSMTKCSNRSAVWSPLVEDPESVSIHTNVTYNNTRKIHQVHSQVTFLRPQLVTIRCEASNERGARARDIRLVNSTLFSQVAVLAAVLALVVIAIISIIILIAVWRKKPRYEIRWKVIESVSLDGHEYIYVDPIHLPYDLAWEMPRDSLVLGRTLGSGAFGRVVEATAYGLGRSQSTTKVAVKMLKSTARRSETQALMSELKIMSHLGPHLNIVNLLGACTKQGPLYLVTEYCRYGDLVDYLHRNKHSFLQYYADKNHIANGSQICNDSNVPTGKEYVSFGSECDGGYMDMTKDEQTEYVPMQELTDTIKYADIQPSPYESPYQQDIYQEQGHRVDRSLVISDSPVLSYVDLVGFSYQVAKGMEFLASKNCVHRDLAARNVLICEGKLAKICDFGLARDIMHDNNYISKGSTFLPLKWMAPESIFHNLYTTLSDVWSYGILLWEIFTLGGTPYPDLPMNELFYSALKRGYRMAKPSYASEDIYEVMRKCWDEKFEKRPEFSFLVHTMGNMLSDGYKKRYSQVSDSFHKSDHPAVARVKPRVPSPFPGVFPPQSPTSDQTPNPTPRPQADGEEAPHNEYIIPIPDPKPEEETQEEPVLTEIPSSSLSSDEETDSMETPSTEPEREELLPEHSGSLEVEESFL, encoded by the exons ATGAAGAGTTTCACCATCAGCCGGTTCCAACTGACTGCCATGACAACAG GTTTGGTTCTGCTCTGTCTGGGAAGTTCAGGTCTGGAACTCAATCCCGAAGTTCCACAGGTCGTCTTACCTATCAACTCCTCCTTCACCATCACCTGCTCCGGCTGGAGTAACGTCACCTGGCGCTTCAAGCGGGAGGAGAACGTTCCGGAGTTCCACACCGAGAGCCGAAGTCCCACCTCCAGTGTTCTCAGTCTGGAGCAGGTCACCTGGAGACACACAGGGGTTTATGTGTGCATGGAGAACGGGACAAATGTTACCAGAGAGGTGGCCGTCTTTGTGCCTG ATCCTGATGTGTGGTTCCTCGAGAACGATCACAACATGGTGACTAAGACGAGTGAGGAAGGCACAATCCCGTGTCTGGTGACGGACCCGTCGATAAACATCACGCTGTATGATAAAGAAACAGAGATGGTGGTGGAGGGCTCGTACAACCCCAGCGTGGGCTACACCGCCGCCCTGGAGGACAGAAACTACAAATGCAAAGGAGAGTTCAACGGCGAGGAGAAAGAGTCAATCTTGTTCCACGTCTACAGTATATATG CTCCAGAGGGTCTGGATCCCTACATCAACGCCTCCAAAACGGTCCTGAAACAGGGCGAGACGCTGAACGTTAACTGTACTGTTCACGGCGCGCTGCTCGTCTACTTCTCCTGGGATTTTCCCAACAAAGAC GTGGGAAACATTGAGCCCTTGACTGACTTCCTGTCAGCCACAAGCATGCGGTCCTGTCTTAACATCACAGACATCTCGCTGGCCAGATCGGGACAGTATGTTTGTCACGTGCATGAGAGTGTGCAGGACATTATGGCTTCAGCCAGTATTGACATCACCGTTCTGG aAAGAGGTTTCGTGGCTCTCACTTCACACCTGGACAGGAACATCTCGGCGCGGCTCGGAGAAAACGTGGAGTTGAAGGTTGAGATCGAGGCGTATCCCAAACCCACCGTTAGCTGGTCTAAAGACGGCGCTGTTATCAGAGGACACAACATGAGACAGGAACAGGAGATCCG GTTTGTCAGCACATTGACCTTGGTCAGGATCCGACTGGAGCAGATGGGGCTGTACACTGTTAGCGTCCAAAATGAAGATGACATTAAAGAGATGACCTTTGACCTAGAGGTGAAAG TTCCTCCGCAGATAACTGAACTCTCTGACCATCACCTGCTAGGAAAGAAGCATGCGGTCACCTGTGTGGCGGAGGGTGTGCCGTCTCCCAGCATTCAATGGTTCAGCTGTGACAGCATGACCAA GTGCAGTAACAGAAGTGCTGTATGGAGCCCCCTAGTGGAGGATCCCGAGAGTGTCTCCATTCATACTAATGTCACCTACAACAACACACGCAAGATCCACCAAGTGCACAGTCAGGTGACCTTCCTCCGGCCGCAGCTGGTCACCATCCGCTGTGAGGCCAGTAATGAGAGAGGAGCTCGAGCCAGAGACATCAGACTGGTCAACAGCA CATTGTTTTCTCAGGTGGCTGTTCTGGCCGCAGTCTTGGCACTGGTGGTCATCGCCATCATCtccatcatcatcctcatcgCTGTGTGGAGGAAG AAGCCACGCTATGAAATCAGGTGGAAGGTCATtgaatcagttagtttagatgGACACGAGTACATCTACGTTGACCCCATTCACTTGCCCTATGACCTGGCCTGGGAGATGCCACGGGACAGTCTGGTGCTGG GTCGTACTTTGGGATCTGGAGCGTTTGGGCGTGTTGTTGAGGCAACAGCGTATGGTCTCGGCCGTTCCCAATCCACCACTAAAGTAGCGGTCAAAATGCTCAAAT CGACAGCACGGAGAAGCGAGACACAAGCTCTGATGTCTGAACTCAAGATCATGAGTCACCTGGGTCCTCACCTGAACATCGTCAACCTGCTGGGTGCTTGCACCAAACAAG GTCCCTTATATCTGGTGACAGAATACTGTCGCTATGGTGATCTGGTGGACTACCTGCACAGGAACAAGCACAGCTTCCTCCAGTACTACGCTGACAAGAACCACATCGCCAATGGCAGCCAGATCTGTAATGATAGCAATGTGCCAACCGGAAAAGA GTATGTGTCATTTGGCAGTGAGTGTGATGGCGGATATATGGACATGACCAAAGACGAGCAGACGGAGTATGTTCCGATGCAGGAGCTCACGGACACTATCAAGTATGCAGATATCCAGCCGTCACCCTACGAGTCCCCTTACCAGCAAGACATCTACCAGGAGCAAG GTCACAGGGTGGATCGTTCTCTGGTCATCAGTGATTCTCCGGTTCTGAGCTACGTTGACCTTGTTGGTTTCAGTTACCAAGTGGCAAAAGGCATGGAGTTCCTGGCCTCAAAGAAC tgTGTCCATCGAGATTTGGCGGCAAGAAACGTTTTGATCTGTGAGGGCAAACTGGCCAAGATCTGTGACTTTGGACTGGCCAGAGACATCATGCATGACAACAATTACATCTCCAAAGGCAGC ACATTTCTTCCTCTGAAGTGGATGGCGCCAGAGAGCATCTTTCATAACCTGTACACCACTCTGAGTGACGTCTGGTCTTACGGCATCTTACTCTGGGAAATTTTCACTCTGG GAGGAACACCATATCCAGACCTGCCGATGAATGAGTTGTTTTACAGCGCTCTGAAGAGAGGCTACCGCATGGCCAAACCCTCGTACGCCTCTGAGGACAT TTATGAGGTCATGAGGAAATGTTGGGATGAGAAGTTTGAGAAGCGTCCAGAGTTCTCCTTTCTGGTGCACACGATGGGGAACATGCTCTCAGACGGATATAAAAAG AGATACTCTCAGGTGAGCGACAGCTTTCATAAGAGCGATCACCCTGCAGTAGCTCGTGTGAAGCCACGGGTCCCCTCTCCATTCCCGGGTGTCTTCCCTCCTCAATCTCCCACCTCAGATCAAACACCAAACCCGACCCCGCGTCCGCAGGCCGACGGAGAGGAGGCTCCACACAATGAGTACATCATCCCCATCCCCGACCCCAAGCCAGAGGAGGAGACCCAGGAAGAGCCAGTGCTGACGGAAATCCCCTCGAG